Proteins from a single region of Butyrivibrio fibrisolvens:
- a CDS encoding YggS family pyridoxal phosphate-dependent enzyme: protein MSNITENLADVEKKIQAACDRAGRDRSDVTLIAVSKTKPVSDIREAMSYGIETFGENKVQELRDKTTEITEPLHWHMIGHLQNNKVKYLPGMVDMIHSVDNLKLAQEIEKQAAKHDLVMDVLCEVNMAGEDTKFGLTPEDCIPFIEQIKDFEHIRIRGLMTIAPYTENPESNRQYFRGLKDLLNKANEMKLTKEPMDTLSMGMTGDYEVAIEEGATLVRVGTGIFGERNYNI, encoded by the coding sequence CGGCAGAGACCGCTCAGATGTAACCCTTATCGCTGTAAGTAAGACCAAGCCTGTATCTGATATTAGAGAAGCAATGTCCTATGGAATAGAGACATTTGGAGAAAATAAGGTTCAGGAACTCCGCGACAAGACCACCGAGATCACAGAACCCCTCCACTGGCACATGATAGGCCATCTTCAGAACAATAAAGTAAAATATCTCCCTGGAATGGTAGACATGATCCATTCTGTAGATAACCTTAAACTCGCCCAGGAAATCGAGAAGCAGGCCGCCAAGCACGACCTTGTAATGGATGTCCTCTGCGAAGTAAACATGGCCGGCGAAGACACCAAGTTCGGTCTTACCCCTGAGGACTGCATCCCCTTCATCGAGCAGATCAAGGATTTCGAACACATCCGAATCCGCGGCCTTATGACAATCGCTCCATACACAGAAAATCCCGAGTCTAACAGACAGTACTTCAGAGGACTTAAAGATCTTCTTAATAAAGCAAATGAGATGAAGCTTACTAAAGAACCTATGGACACACTTTCTATGGGAATGACAGGCGATTACGAAGTAGCAATAGAAGAGGGAGCAACCTTAGTTCGTGTTGGCACTGGCATTTTTGGCGAACGTAATTACAATATTTAA
- the truA gene encoding tRNA pseudouridine(38-40) synthase TruA, translating to MKRNFKMTIKYDGTRYQGWESQPGVDMTIQGKIEKVLSRMIEEERSDDVNRDEKGSTDKSGGKNADEAGVKLMASGRTDAGVHALGQVANVHLDTTMSAADIQSYMNQYLPEDIAIEDLKDASERFHARYNALGKTYRYTCYYGDSKPVFDRKYVTVLDQHPDIKKMRQAAEYLIGTHDFKSFCANPRMKKSTVRCVDSIEIEKDGPYIRMYFHGNGFLQNMVRILSGTLLEVGFGNMTPQRVGEILEAKDRKLAGPTAKAQGLCLMKVDY from the coding sequence ATGAAAAGAAATTTCAAGATGACAATAAAATACGACGGCACCAGATACCAGGGGTGGGAGTCTCAGCCTGGAGTAGATATGACTATTCAGGGGAAAATCGAAAAAGTTCTGTCTAGGATGATCGAGGAAGAGAGATCTGATGATGTTAATCGGGATGAAAAGGGCAGCACAGATAAGTCCGGTGGAAAGAATGCTGACGAAGCCGGTGTTAAGCTCATGGCTTCAGGCCGTACAGATGCCGGCGTTCATGCTTTAGGACAAGTTGCAAATGTGCATCTTGATACCACCATGTCTGCTGCTGATATCCAAAGCTATATGAATCAATACCTTCCAGAAGATATAGCAATTGAAGACCTAAAGGATGCTTCCGAACGATTCCACGCCAGATACAATGCCCTTGGCAAGACCTACAGATATACCTGCTACTATGGCGACAGCAAACCCGTTTTCGACCGTAAGTACGTAACAGTCCTTGACCAGCATCCAGACATCAAGAAGATGAGACAAGCCGCTGAGTATTTAATTGGTACACACGATTTCAAAAGCTTTTGCGCCAATCCCCGCATGAAAAAATCCACGGTTCGATGCGTGGATTCTATTGAAATCGAGAAAGACGGCCCCTACATTAGAATGTATTTCCATGGCAATGGCTTCCTCCAAAACATGGTAAGAATCCTTTCCGGAACCCTCCTTGAAGTTGGATTTGGAAACATGACTCCACAAAGAGTCGGCGAGATTCTTGAAGCAAAAGATCGAAAGTTGGCTGGCCCTACAGCCAAGGCGCAGGGACTGTGCCTTATGAAGGTCGATTATTAA
- a CDS encoding pectin acetylesterase-family hydrolase yields MSQKQQTNSENLKRGLAFAYRVGDYFENSVSDIIAGTHLGVAKLLDNEEPSLNTWYRVDIPQGVTGDGSEYYIYVKKGRSRNLLVFLSGGGVAWNSYTAARPSSGGTITAGMPNFYWSNLRPFTQIMNIRSGITEDINPRNKFRNFSQVIITYATGDLHVGNNDFEYTDSDGEKDVIHFHGYKNFRYAMEQAKRLFKNPKRLLIAGDSAGAFAVPALAGEICDDFYPECKDVTLLSDSGQFLYDGWRDTAKEIWKAPDDLWQAITSDNITVDWYRRLYAKYGDRFRYLYSTSTHDYLLSAYYNDVANKVFASDKDIQAEFHEQMKVMLTQLKEVNPGFHFYLNNFRNKMVMKSGMKGGTIHTNIRNLNFHLANSEGVSMEKWLYDAMHDKLYDSGMTLIE; encoded by the coding sequence ATGTCACAAAAACAACAGACTAACAGCGAAAACCTTAAACGCGGTCTGGCTTTTGCCTACCGCGTTGGCGATTACTTTGAGAACAGTGTAAGTGACATTATCGCAGGTACTCACCTTGGAGTAGCCAAGCTTTTAGATAATGAAGAACCCTCTTTAAACACCTGGTATAGAGTTGATATACCTCAAGGCGTAACGGGGGACGGCTCAGAGTATTATATTTATGTCAAAAAAGGTCGTTCCAGGAATCTACTCGTCTTCCTGTCCGGAGGGGGAGTTGCCTGGAATTCCTATACAGCAGCAAGGCCTTCTTCCGGCGGCACGATAACTGCCGGAATGCCTAATTTCTATTGGAGTAATCTAAGGCCTTTTACCCAGATCATGAACATCCGCTCCGGAATCACAGAAGATATAAATCCCAGAAATAAGTTCAGAAATTTCAGCCAGGTCATCATCACTTATGCTACCGGTGACCTTCACGTTGGCAACAACGATTTTGAATACACAGACAGCGATGGGGAAAAAGACGTAATCCACTTCCACGGCTACAAGAATTTCAGATACGCCATGGAACAGGCCAAACGCCTTTTCAAAAATCCCAAAAGACTCCTTATCGCAGGCGACAGCGCCGGCGCTTTCGCAGTCCCAGCCCTTGCCGGCGAGATCTGTGATGACTTCTATCCGGAATGTAAGGACGTGACTTTATTGTCAGACAGCGGTCAGTTCCTCTATGATGGCTGGCGCGATACGGCAAAAGAAATATGGAAAGCCCCGGATGACTTGTGGCAGGCCATCACATCTGATAACATCACCGTGGACTGGTACAGAAGACTGTACGCCAAATATGGTGACAGGTTCAGATATCTGTACTCAACGTCAACGCATGATTATTTGCTCAGCGCATATTATAACGATGTCGCCAACAAGGTTTTTGCTTCTGATAAGGATATTCAGGCCGAGTTCCACGAACAGATGAAAGTGATGCTGACTCAGCTCAAAGAGGTGAATCCAGGATTTCATTTCTATCTCAATAACTTCAGGAATAAGATGGTCATGAAGAGCGGAATGAAAGGCGGCACGATCCATACAAACATCCGTAACCTGAATTTCCATCTGGCTAACAGCGAGGGAGTTTCTATGGAAAAATGGCTTTATGACGCAATGCATGATAAGCTTTATGACAGCGGCATGACGCTGATCGAGTGA
- a CDS encoding DUF6320 domain-containing protein, which translates to MQYCPKCKVKVRGYKTECPLCQGRLTGTPEDPAYPVLKKRVSRVSLLKILTFILAVIVIVMISARFLLVHQIGKPDSAWPGMVIMASVVIWIDMVVAIMLRGNILKLVTFEAYAVMVISYLTDRVFGNRGWDIAWTIPMALIVLLIFTIVIGLVTKAHLEDYVNYLIFDFIVAMIQLIPIINETNIFMWPAVICVAIYLILAAAIILFRFRDLKNASAKFWNM; encoded by the coding sequence ATGCAGTACTGCCCCAAGTGTAAAGTAAAAGTCAGAGGATATAAGACAGAGTGTCCTTTGTGTCAGGGCCGCCTTACTGGTACGCCTGAAGACCCTGCATATCCTGTTCTTAAGAAAAGAGTTTCGAGAGTATCCCTTCTTAAGATCCTGACATTCATTCTTGCAGTTATAGTAATAGTAATGATCTCAGCCAGATTCCTTCTGGTTCATCAGATTGGAAAGCCGGATTCAGCATGGCCCGGAATGGTCATCATGGCTAGCGTTGTTATCTGGATAGATATGGTCGTTGCGATCATGCTAAGGGGTAACATTTTGAAGCTCGTTACCTTCGAAGCCTACGCGGTAATGGTGATTTCGTACCTGACAGACCGCGTGTTTGGTAATCGCGGCTGGGATATAGCATGGACGATACCTATGGCGCTTATCGTGCTACTTATTTTTACTATTGTTATAGGCCTTGTTACCAAAGCCCACCTTGAAGACTACGTCAATTATCTTATCTTTGATTTTATCGTAGCAATGATACAGCTTATACCGATCATCAATGAAACCAATATATTCATGTGGCCTGCAGTAATATGTGTTGCCATCTACCTCATACTTGCAGCAGCAATCATTCTTTTCAGGTTCAGAGACCTTAAGAATGCTTCAGCCAAATTCTGGAATATGTAA
- a CDS encoding right-handed parallel beta-helix repeat-containing protein → MYYYVAQNNFAGGDGSREHPFKTISEAAQVAMPGDEVIVSPGIYRESIDPPRGGEEGEPIIYRSSSLLGAVISGAERIKNWKKESDNVWSCEVPNSVFPDRNPYTNLVKGDWYDPSFKAHLGDVYLNGRSMYEVFSYKEVEKPVMQKASWNPGDTLFVWYCEQSKDGLYTIFKANFRGYDPNLENVEISVRSSCFFPQREGISYITLSGFKICQAATNWAPPTAMQEGMVGPHWSKGWIIEDCEISESKCAGISLGKYRQPGNDNKWTTTFVKDGTQTQRDAACQAVNEGWDKETVGSHMIRRCNIHDCGQAGIVGNLGAVFSTIEDNHIHHINCKKNLAGAEIGGIKLHAAIDTLIRRNRIDHCTRGLWLDWQAQGTRVTQNLFHDNVPPVGAQINSGLGLGEDIFVEVSHGPTLIDNNLLLSDIACRLSTQGIALVHNFIAGSFSYVGKGTDNGGRIFSTDRYTPYHVPHSTMIAGFMTILHGDARFCNNVFVQKPVREDLMMYLEGKKAGFGKILDLSCGTVAYSGYPSIEQYFAEFKTRPAVRDAYYDHLPVYFEGNYYFNGALPSQGEKDAYTDTKHQVMFKVSDEGNECVFTTNLFAFLPRGEKRLLTSNELGIAFEPEQRFENPDGSTIVFDTDILGNHRSVRPTAGPFEIPSERYVIFRTGSFRQPILIEGVRPLVAQESITDPPIPRWGEKNKVSDQPMLKDADENNAAETSMDEDISKDMNISLKNTPLLDDNSKGTSFKDSKYNGDTSKEGKNKKDISEETSFKDDTSSYGSESIGEGGNAVESVDHSSNDRKKNLHCQIALVDCDIISVICKEQARPVSEIFIEDNTAWVHLEGDSGIMEIDCAYGICHYIPSWSMEAEDTVSVKRSDGTMALGRCIAALLRIYIDKDLQDPDIMEERVSAAEAPILDHYGIQLRFAKRQLKLVKNKKFLTLFQAAEAVRRASGDVIVDEIDV, encoded by the coding sequence ATGTATTATTATGTTGCTCAGAACAATTTTGCGGGTGGTGACGGATCCCGTGAGCACCCCTTTAAGACAATCTCAGAGGCAGCGCAGGTTGCCATGCCGGGTGATGAAGTCATTGTGTCGCCGGGCATCTACAGAGAATCCATCGATCCCCCGCGAGGCGGCGAAGAAGGCGAACCCATTATCTACAGAAGCAGTAGCCTTCTAGGTGCTGTAATTTCCGGTGCTGAGAGGATCAAAAACTGGAAAAAAGAGTCTGACAACGTATGGTCCTGCGAAGTGCCAAACTCGGTATTCCCAGACCGCAATCCCTACACGAATTTGGTCAAAGGCGACTGGTACGACCCTTCATTCAAGGCGCATCTTGGTGATGTGTACCTTAATGGAAGGTCCATGTACGAGGTCTTTTCCTATAAAGAAGTTGAGAAGCCTGTGATGCAGAAGGCATCCTGGAATCCGGGCGATACCCTTTTTGTGTGGTACTGCGAGCAGTCCAAAGACGGCCTTTATACTATATTTAAGGCCAATTTCAGGGGCTACGATCCTAACCTTGAGAATGTCGAGATCAGCGTCAGATCGTCATGTTTTTTCCCGCAAAGAGAGGGTATCAGTTACATTACTCTGTCAGGTTTCAAGATCTGCCAGGCTGCAACCAACTGGGCGCCGCCAACTGCAATGCAGGAAGGCATGGTCGGCCCGCACTGGTCCAAGGGCTGGATCATTGAAGACTGCGAGATCTCGGAGTCCAAGTGTGCCGGAATTTCCCTTGGCAAATACAGACAGCCTGGCAACGACAATAAGTGGACCACAACTTTCGTCAAAGACGGAACCCAGACCCAGCGCGACGCTGCGTGTCAGGCCGTTAACGAAGGCTGGGACAAGGAGACCGTCGGCTCCCACATGATCCGCAGGTGCAACATCCACGACTGCGGCCAGGCGGGCATCGTCGGGAATCTTGGCGCGGTTTTTTCTACCATAGAAGACAACCACATTCATCATATCAATTGTAAAAAGAACCTTGCAGGTGCTGAGATTGGCGGCATCAAGCTTCATGCTGCGATCGATACGCTGATCCGCAGAAACCGCATAGATCACTGCACAAGAGGCCTGTGGCTTGACTGGCAGGCGCAGGGTACAAGGGTTACGCAGAATCTTTTCCATGATAATGTTCCGCCTGTTGGTGCGCAGATTAACAGCGGTCTCGGCCTTGGCGAAGATATATTCGTGGAAGTATCGCACGGCCCGACTCTTATCGACAACAACCTTCTTTTGTCAGACATTGCCTGCAGGCTGTCGACGCAGGGAATTGCGCTGGTTCATAACTTTATCGCAGGTTCTTTTTCCTATGTGGGGAAGGGAACTGATAACGGCGGCCGCATTTTTTCAACCGACAGATACACGCCTTACCACGTCCCGCATTCTACGATGATAGCTGGTTTTATGACCATCCTTCACGGCGATGCGAGATTTTGTAACAATGTATTCGTTCAAAAGCCTGTCCGCGAAGACCTGATGATGTACTTAGAGGGCAAAAAAGCTGGCTTTGGCAAGATTCTGGATCTAAGCTGCGGAACAGTTGCTTACTCGGGCTATCCGTCTATTGAGCAGTATTTTGCTGAGTTTAAGACAAGACCTGCAGTCAGGGATGCCTATTATGACCACCTGCCTGTATATTTTGAGGGCAATTATTACTTCAACGGAGCGCTTCCCAGCCAGGGCGAAAAAGACGCCTATACCGATACGAAACATCAGGTTATGTTCAAAGTGTCGGATGAAGGCAACGAATGCGTATTTACCACCAACCTTTTTGCCTTCCTTCCAAGAGGTGAAAAGAGATTACTTACTTCAAACGAGCTCGGAATCGCCTTCGAACCTGAGCAGAGATTTGAAAATCCGGATGGCTCGACCATCGTATTTGATACAGATATTCTCGGCAATCACAGAAGCGTAAGACCTACTGCAGGACCTTTCGAGATTCCGTCAGAAAGATATGTCATCTTCAGGACAGGAAGTTTCAGACAGCCTATCCTTATAGAAGGCGTGCGCCCGTTGGTAGCACAGGAGAGCATTACTGATCCGCCGATACCAAGATGGGGAGAAAAAAATAAAGTTTCAGACCAGCCTATGTTAAAGGATGCAGACGAAAATAATGCAGCAGAAACTTCTATGGATGAAGATATATCAAAAGACATGAATATATCTTTAAAGAATACACCTCTTTTGGATGATAATTCTAAGGGAACATCATTCAAAGACAGTAAATATAATGGCGATACTTCTAAAGAAGGCAAAAATAAGAAAGATATTTCTGAAGAAACTTCTTTTAAAGATGACACATCGTCATATGGCTCGGAAAGCATAGGTGAAGGCGGTAATGCTGTTGAAAGTGTTGATCACTCTTCCAATGACAGGAAGAAAAATCTCCACTGCCAGATAGCCTTAGTCGACTGTGACATCATATCAGTTATTTGCAAGGAACAGGCAAGGCCCGTTTCCGAGATCTTCATAGAAGATAACACCGCCTGGGTTCACCTCGAGGGCGACAGTGGTATAATGGAAATTGACTGCGCTTATGGAATATGTCATTATATTCCTTCCTGGAGCATGGAAGCAGAAGATACCGTCAGCGTTAAGCGAAGCGACGGAACCATGGCCCTTGGAAGGTGCATTGCAGCTCTCCTTCGTATCTATATTGACAAAGACCTGCAAGACCCTGATATTATGGAAGAGCGCGTAAGCGCCGCCGAAGCACCCATTCTCGATCACTACGGAATACAGCTTCGCTTTGCAAAAAGGCAGCTCAAGCTTGTTAAGAACAAGAAGTTCCTGACATTGTTCCAGGCTGCAGAAGCAGTCAGACGCGCTTCTGGAGATGTTATAGTGGATGAGATAGACGTATAG
- the rho gene encoding transcription termination factor Rho → MRERYETLKLPDLRALAKIRGIKSVTTLKKSEIIDAMVELDQKEAAAGKPAETKAPAPKAKEAEPESKPQIKIVSNDDSQKAGEASSDNKKAQDAAPSNGHHEGHGQKHKPFIKDTRQEQGKDRKPENKEKPAEAPKEEAEQPQEVTGVSASGILEVMPDGFGFIRCENYLPGDNDVYVAPALIRKLGLRTGDILEGIAREKTGNDKFGALIKLNLVNGYLPEMAATRTSFQKMTPIFPNEKLTLEREGGSIAMRIMDLICPIGKGQRGMIVSPPKAGKTTLLKDVAKSIQKNYPKIHLIILLIDERPEEVTDIKESITGDNAEVIYSTFDELPEHHTRVAEMTIERARRLVEHKKDVMILIDSITRLTRAYNQVVPPSGRTLSGGLDPAALHMPKRFFGAARNMREGGSLTILATALIETGSKMDDVVYEEFKGTGNMEMILDRKLQERRIFPAINIPKSSTRREDLLLMPDELEAVNHMRKGFNGLKADNAVDQVINLFSHTRNNHEFVRMIQRQML, encoded by the coding sequence ATGAGAGAGCGATATGAAACTCTGAAACTGCCTGATCTTCGTGCACTGGCCAAGATACGCGGCATCAAATCAGTGACTACTCTTAAGAAATCAGAAATCATTGATGCTATGGTTGAGCTTGACCAGAAAGAGGCAGCAGCAGGTAAACCCGCAGAGACCAAAGCACCGGCCCCTAAGGCTAAAGAGGCTGAGCCAGAATCAAAACCACAGATTAAGATCGTATCAAATGATGACAGCCAGAAGGCCGGTGAAGCATCTTCCGATAATAAAAAGGCTCAGGATGCAGCACCTTCTAACGGTCATCATGAAGGACATGGTCAAAAGCATAAGCCATTTATAAAAGATACACGTCAGGAACAGGGCAAGGACCGCAAGCCTGAAAACAAGGAAAAGCCTGCAGAAGCACCTAAGGAAGAAGCAGAGCAGCCTCAGGAAGTAACCGGAGTTTCAGCTTCCGGTATTCTTGAAGTTATGCCTGATGGATTCGGCTTTATCAGATGCGAGAACTATCTGCCCGGAGATAATGATGTATACGTAGCTCCGGCGCTTATCAGAAAGCTTGGACTTCGTACCGGTGATATTCTTGAAGGCATTGCCAGAGAGAAGACAGGTAACGATAAGTTTGGTGCTCTTATTAAACTAAATCTCGTTAATGGATATCTTCCGGAGATGGCAGCTACAAGAACCAGCTTCCAGAAGATGACACCTATTTTCCCAAATGAAAAACTTACCCTTGAGCGCGAAGGCGGAAGTATTGCCATGCGTATCATGGATCTGATATGTCCTATCGGTAAGGGCCAGCGTGGTATGATCGTTTCGCCTCCTAAAGCCGGTAAGACCACTCTGTTAAAAGACGTTGCGAAGTCTATCCAGAAGAACTATCCTAAAATTCATCTTATTATTCTTTTGATAGATGAGCGTCCTGAGGAAGTTACGGATATCAAGGAGTCCATAACTGGCGATAATGCTGAGGTTATCTACTCTACATTCGATGAGCTTCCTGAGCATCACACGAGAGTTGCGGAGATGACGATCGAGCGTGCAAGGCGTCTTGTTGAGCACAAGAAAGACGTTATGATCCTTATCGATTCCATCACAAGACTTACTAGAGCCTACAACCAGGTAGTACCGCCGTCAGGCCGTACGCTTTCAGGTGGTCTTGATCCTGCAGCGCTTCATATGCCTAAGAGATTCTTTGGTGCAGCGAGAAATATGAGAGAGGGCGGAAGCCTTACGATTCTTGCAACAGCGCTTATCGAGACTGGTTCAAAGATGGACGATGTTGTATACGAGGAATTCAAGGGAACCGGTAACATGGAAATGATCCTCGACAGAAAGCTCCAGGAAAGAAGGATTTTCCCTGCTATCAATATTCCGAAGTCTTCGACAAGAAGAGAAGACCTTTTGCTTATGCCGGATGAACTTGAGGCAGTTAACCATATGCGTAAGGGCTTCAACGGACTTAAGGCTGATAACGCTGTAGATCAGGTTATCAATCTGTTCTCGCATACGCGTAACAATCATGAGTTTGTGCGTATGATCCAGAGGCAGATGTTGTAA
- a CDS encoding histidine phosphatase family protein translates to MFWYFVRHGETEWNKERLFQGATDVPLNDTGRDQAREAASRIQKKGISFKKVYSSPLGRAIETAELITGIKRDEFVIDERIKEMFFGELEGTDYDLVKAREKDLFAEPQKYVNCERKKGVETYDNIVGRAGDFIAFLKTQEKNYGPDDNILIQTHGACMRALLINLRGTALKDFWNIKVGNCEFFCFELKNGVLTEISVDDLNINAPGGIPFK, encoded by the coding sequence ATGTTTTGGTATTTTGTAAGACACGGTGAAACAGAGTGGAATAAAGAAAGACTCTTCCAGGGCGCAACCGACGTCCCATTAAATGACACCGGAAGAGATCAGGCCCGCGAAGCCGCATCCCGTATCCAGAAAAAAGGAATAAGTTTCAAAAAGGTATACTCAAGCCCCTTAGGCAGAGCCATAGAAACCGCAGAACTTATTACAGGAATTAAAAGAGATGAGTTCGTTATCGACGAACGCATCAAAGAAATGTTCTTCGGCGAACTCGAAGGCACCGACTACGACCTCGTCAAGGCAAGAGAAAAAGACCTCTTCGCAGAACCCCAAAAGTACGTAAACTGCGAACGTAAAAAAGGCGTCGAAACTTACGACAATATCGTAGGAAGAGCAGGTGACTTCATAGCTTTTCTAAAGACTCAAGAGAAAAATTATGGCCCTGATGACAACATTCTCATCCAGACACACGGCGCTTGCATGAGAGCATTACTTATAAACTTACGAGGTACAGCTCTTAAAGACTTCTGGAACATAAAAGTCGGTAATTGTGAGTTCTTCTGCTTTGAACTTAAAAACGGAGTCCTTACAGAAATTAGTGTAGACGATTTGAATATTAACGCTCCAGGTGGTATACCTTTTAAGTGA